The following are encoded in a window of Cucurbita pepo subsp. pepo cultivar mu-cu-16 chromosome LG12, ASM280686v2, whole genome shotgun sequence genomic DNA:
- the LOC111807221 gene encoding elongation factor G-2, mitochondrial-like, protein MAGFRRSSTPRLLYSFYASSLSRSTFSSSPSPATALLLGNFHLRYSSSAARVKEDKEPWWKESMEKLRNIGISAHIDSGKTTLTERVLYYTGRIHEIHEVRGKDGVGAKMDSMDLEREKGITIQSAATYCTWNGYQVNIIDTPGHVDFTIEVERALRVLDGAILVLCSVGGVQSQSITVDRQMRRYEVPRLAFINKLDRMGADPWKVLNQARSKLRHHSAAVQVPIGLEEEFKGLIDLVQLKALYFHGSNGEKVTTEEVPADMEALVTEKRRELIEMVSEVDDKLAEAFLSDEPISPADLEAAVRRATVARKFIPVFMGSAFKNKGVQPLLNGVLSYLPCPIEVSNYALDQTKNEEKIMLNGTPDGRLVALAFKLEEGRFGQLTYLRIYEGVIKRGEFIVNVNTGKKIKVPRLVRMHSDEMEDIQEAHAGQIVAVFGVDCASGDTFTDGSVKYTMTSMNVPEPVMSLAVQPVSKDSGGQFSKALNRFQKEDPTFRVGLDPESGQTIISGMGELHLDIYVERIKREYKVDATVGKPRVNFRETVTQRAEFDYLHKKQTGGQGQYGRVCGYIEPLPQGSPTKFEFENIIVGQAIPSNFIPAIEKGFREAANSGSLIGHPVENLRVVLTDGAAHAVDSSELAFKLASIYAFRQCYAAARPVILEPVMLVEVKVPTEFQGTVGGDINKRKGVIVGNDQDGDDSIITANVPLNNMFGYSTSLRSMTQGKGEFTMEYKEHLPVSNDVQMKLVSNYKGSKPAE, encoded by the exons ATGGCCGGCTTCCGGAGATCCTCCACACCGCGCCTTCTCTATTCCTTCTATGCCTCTTCCCTCTCTCGTTCGACGTTCTCTTCATCTCCCTCACCCGCCACCGCTCTCCTTCTTGGAAATTTCCACCTCCGCTACTCTTCGAGTGCGGCCCGTGTGAAGGAGGACAAGGAGCCATGGTGGAAGGAATCCATGGAGAAGCTCCGCAACATCGGGATCTCCGCGCATATTGATTCGGGAAAGACGACGCTGACTGAGAGAGTTCTGTATTACACGGGTAGAATCCATGAAATCCACGAGGTTAGAGGAAAAGATGGGGTTGGTGCCAAGATGGATTCTATggatttagagagagagaagggaatCACAATTCAGTCCGCTGCCACTTACTGTACTTGGAATGGTTACCAG GTTAACATTATTGACACCCCTGGTCACGTTGATTTCACTATCGAAGTAGAAAGAGCTTTGCGTGTTCTTGATGGTGCCATTCTCGTCCTCTGTAGTGTTGGTGGTGTGCAGAGTCAGTCTATTACTGTTGATCGGCAGATGAGAAGATACGAAGTTCCTAGGCttgcatttattaataaactaGACAGGATGGGTGCTGATCCGTGGAAGGTTTTGAACCAG GCAAGGTCTAAACTCCGGCATCATAGTGCCGCTGTGCAAGTTCCAATTGGCTTAGAAGAGGAGTTTAAGGGACTTATTGACCTCGTACAACTTAAAGCTCTCTATTTTCACGGATCCAATGG TGAGAAAGTTACCACTGAAGAGGTTCCTGCAGACATGGAAGCTCTAGTCACAGAAAAGAGGCGTGAACTAATAGAGATGGTTTCGGAAGTTGATGATAAACTTGctgaagcatttcttagtgATGAACCTATATCACCTGCAGATCTTGAG GCTGCAGTTCGGAGGGCTACTGTTGCACGGAAGTTTATACCTGTATTCATGGGTAGTGCATTTAAAAACAAG GGAGTTCAACCACTTCTAAATGGAGTACTTAGTTACTTGCCTTGTCCAATTGAAGTTAGTAATTATGCTTTGGACCAaacaaagaatgaagaaaag ATTATGTTGAATGGTACTCCAGATGGACGGCTTGTGGCATTAGCATTTAAGTTGGAAGAAGGTCGTTTTGGTCAGTTGACATATTTGAG AATCTATGAAGGTGTCATCAAGAGGGGAGAGTTTATTGTCAATGTAAACACAGGCAAGAAGATTAAG GTTCCTCGCTTGGTCAGGATGCATTCTGATGAAATGGAG GATATTCAAGAGGCACATGCTGGGCAAATAGTTGCAGTTTTTGGTGTCGACTGTGCATCAG GAGATACATTTACGGATGGGTCAGTTAAGTACACTATGACCTCTATGAACGTTCCTGAGCCAGTGATGTCATTGGCGGTACAACCAGTTTCCAAAGATTCTGGAGGCCAG TTCTCAAAGGCTTTGAATCGGTTTCAAAAAGAGGACCCAACTTTCCGTGTTGGGTTAGACCCAGAGAGTGGGCAG ACAATAATTTCAGGGATGGGAGAGTTGCATTTGGATATTTATGTCGAACGCATTAAGAGAGAGTACAAG GTTGATGCAACTGTTGGAAAGCCTCGTGTGAACTTCAGAGAGACTGTCACTCAACGTGctgaatttgattatttacataaaaaaCAGACAGGAGGCCAAGGGCAGTATGGGCGAGTATGTGG ATATATTGAACCACTTCCTCAAGGATCACCAACTAAATTTGAGTTTGAGAACATAATTGTCGGACAAGCTATACCATCAAATTTTATCCCTGCAATCGAGAAGGGTTTTCGGGAAGCTGCCAACTC TGGCTCATTAATTGGGCATCCTGTCGAGAACCTTCGTGTTGTCTTGACTGATGGTGCTGCTCATGCTGTTGATTCCAGCGAACTTGCATTTAAATTAGCTTCAATATATGCATTTAGACAG TGTTATGCAGCTGCAAGACCGGTGATATTGGAGCCTGTTATGCTGGTAGAAGTGAAAGTACCTACCGAATTTCAGGGCACCGTTGGAGGTGATATCAACAA GCGAAAGGGTGTTATTGTTGGAAATGACCAGGATGGAGATGACTCGATAATTACTGCAAAT GTTccattaaataatatgtttgGGTACTCAACATCTCTCCGTTCGATGACTCAg GGTAAAGGAGAGTTCACAATGGAGTACAAAGAGCATTTACCAGTTTCTAACGATGTTCAAATGAAATTAGTAAGCAACTACAAAGGCAGCAAGCCAGCTGAGTAG